ACTTTCGAAATTAGACCTTTCGGGAAACCAGATTCAAGGCCAGATACCTAATTGGATTTGGGGGCTCAATTCTCTTGGACTCCTAAATCTCTCTTATAATTCCATTGTAAATCTAGAACCTCTTCTTCCTAATTCTACTTTTACTTTGTTTTCTCTTGACCTTAATTTCAACAAGATTCAGGGTATCCACTCCTCATATGCCTTCCTTCAGATTGGCCGCTTGGGTTTAGCTTCTAACAAGTTGAGAACATTCCCAGACTTCTTGAGAAATCAGTCCACATTAAATTACTTGGACCTTTCAAATAACCAAATTCAAGGCCAGATACCCAATTGGATTTGGAGGCTCAATTCTCTTCAAGAACTGAATCTTTCTTGTAACTCCTTGGAAACTCTTGAAGCTCCATTACCTAAGGCTAATTCTTCTACTGTTGTGACGTCACTTGATCTTCATTCAAACCAGCTTCAGGGACAAATCCCATTGTTCCTACCATTTGCCCATTTTCTGGATTACTCAAGAAATAATTTTAGCTCTAGTCTACCAGCTGACATTGGCAGTTTTATCTCTCAAACTAATTTCCTCTCTCTGTCAAGAAATAACTTGCATGGAACCATTCCAAGATCAATTTGCAATACAACTGGTATGGTTCTAGATCTGTCCTATAATTCTTTGAGTGGTATAATTCCGCAATGCTTGACTCAACTTCCGCTTTCAGTCCTTGATTTAAGGACAAACAACCTCACTGGCTCTATTCCTGATAATTTTCTTGAGCATTGTAAGCTACAAACTCTTGATCTCAGCAGAAATAATATACAAGGCCAGTTTCCGAAATCTCTTGTCAACTGCTCAAGTTTAGGGGTTTTAAATCTCAGAAACAATCAGATAACAGATACTTTTCCGTGCCTGTTGATGACCATATCCACCTTGCGTGTCCTTGTTTTAAGATCCAACAATCTTTATGGTAGCCTAGGATGTCCCAAGACCAACAGCACGTGGCCTGTGCTGCAAATCATAGATTTAGCACACAACCATTTGAATGGTGAAATACCGGCAACGTCTTTCGCAACATGGCGGAAAATGAAGGCTAATGAAGATGATGGTAATCTGGTATTTTCGTACACTCCCCTGTACACAACAGAGACTATTGGGATGGATGTTTATTACAGAGATACAATAACAACCATCATCAAAGGTTTGCAGTTGGATCTGATAAAGATTCTAACTATCTTCACCTTGATTGATTTCTCTTCCAACAATTTTAGCGGTTCAATACCCAAGGAAATTGGAGAGCTGAAAGCACTGTATGCTCTCAACTTATCTGGTAATGCTTTCACAGGCGAAATCCCATCATCCTTTGGTAACATGAGTAGCATAGAGTCCTTAGACCTCTCACAGAACCACCTGAGCGGCCAAATTCCACCGCAGCTTTCAACTCTCACTTTCCTTTCGCACTTGAATGTCTCATATAATCAACTGACGGGAAGGATCCCAACCAGTACTCAGTTTTCAACATTTCCAAATACCTCCTTCGAGGGTAACAAAGGATTATGGGGGCCTCCTCTGACATGGGACACAACAATCGTATTGCCACCTCCAACGTTTAATGGAAGCTCAAGTAATCCAAATTCTGGAGATGAGATTGATTGGGATATCATCAGTGTTGAAATTGGATTTACATGTGGATTTGGGATTGCCATCGGATCGCTTTTGTTTTGCAAGAGATGGAGGAATTGGTATTACAGAGCTATGTTTAACATCCTGTTCAAGACATTCCCTCAGCTGGAACACAGATTTGGTAATCACAGAAGGCATGCTTACATAAATCAAAGGTATTGGAGACGTTGAAATGGGTAGGAAGACCAAGCATGCAGCTCAACTCCATTTTGCCAGAGACTCCCCTGGCGTTTTTTCTCTGTATTTTCATCACATGATTACAATGTAAttgttgttgaaggaaaatcaagtttagtgtgccttatcaaactaggaataggaataggagagaaggttctagatttcccaatcctacacggattggtattccttgtaacattagattatgcactttgtaatccctatatatagggctcctattctctataatgaaatacacttctctcatcaatctctctcaataccaatatacttaaacacgttatcagcacgagccctaaaccACAATAGCCAAAAAGCCAAAAACCCGAAAAGAATTTCATATCGCCAAAACTGCCGCAGCCCCTAGCCCGTGCTAGCATCGCTGCAGCCTGCCCCGCGTGCGCCCCTGCGCAtactgctgccaccgaagcatccttGCACCTAGCCCCTTGCTAGCccgctgctcctgcagccctttCGGCCTGCATACCTGCCAGCGCGCCCCCGCGCTCAATTCGCTGCCTTGCAGCCCCGCGCCCGTGCGTCCACCctacgctgcccctgcagcgtccCTGCTTCcccgcgcacacctgcgcacgCTGCTGCCCCGCCTACGCACCCGTGCACCTGCAGCCCTACACCACtactgctgcccctgcagtttGCCTCCGCTACTCCTGCACCACTACTACcaccgcagcccctgctgccccgcatTCGCTGCACGCTTCTACTcggattgcttcgctccatcacgcctgcatcgacacgcgcgtgatccaaaaccaaaaagtaaGTATCCAAAAGCGTAAGTTTTAAAGTTCCTAAAttgaaatttcttcttttctcggggacttaaaaacctcccttcttcttcatcccacctttcttataacgtgggttcgatcattaaaaagcggaatcgtggggattcacgcaattaacgaactaagagcgttcgtaagacttcggactaagagcgtccgcaagcatcgatttatgaccttataaacatcattgtttcggtctaatccaattttcttggaaatcgatttcttggtagcatagctcggaaatcttaatatttagttgtcgtggaagttttaaactccgaaactaatatatttcttcttcttatttcaggatgtcgaaacttgactttcctgcacttacctcaactggctcggaatatcatagttgggccacggatgttgagcaccacctcacttcaaaagggatcctacccttaattcaagctcctaatcctactctcatatttgagcgtacggctacgaacaatgccaccgccctcatcttgatgaggcgccacatggataaatcactccgactggagtacatggcaatcaaggatgctagagaattatgggtcgcgctagaagagcgatttggtaatatcaaggataccctcctccctgacttgaaagttcaatggggcaatctacgattcgccgacttcaagtctgtagctgaatataattcagaagttctacgcctcaaaaccatgttggggttctgtggacaacccgtcacagagcaagaactaattgagaaaactctctccaccttccccgtctcagcaattttgctctcaaagcaatatcgaacagaattcgatactagacggatcacgagatttcatcagctcattactattatgtctgtagctgaaaaacatgataatatcctcgtgaagaattataattcaaggcctatcggaactaagagcgttcatgaggcgaattataataatgcacccaaaggagggcgcaaggagcggaaccctaagaataagggacacaacggacgttctggtccatataaccgccctacaaaggaaggtactcgtcagaatgaaggacgatcacgtggcaatacatggcaacgtgggagaggaggccgtggggctccaggacatggaggaaccacccagggccgtgggaatggcgccaactcctatgggggacgccacccaagtgcaaacaatgcacctcaattaaagggaggaaatcacaatgacatgtgtcatcgatgtggatctagtgagcactggttcaaacaatgcaacgcaagcaaacaattggctgcgcattacaaggcatttagagacttcagagagcatgaagccaattttgccgaaaatatagaagaagatggtgatgatgccgacgtcaatctcaccatagcggacttcaaatctgacaaagaattgcacaaggatgctgcagattttgattagtatagtcctttacttttccaagaattatgtaatggctattatgccttaaatcaataaaatgacttattgtattaaactctttccctctaggcgtactcaagagtacttgtgatgtctaggcaaggtttgatctgagagaacggttttaaaagtgagcaacgctccaccaaaatctcgccttaccttacctggtcacaactaaattgaaattaccgaaaggattgagtgactacgatttgtctacggtttgatttttatattggattagattctggtcaagaaactttgatgtaatcattggctatcattaataaagtatcgacttattttattcaaatgtcttggacatattctaaattcgaactttattatttttcagtatgtttcccggagagctcgaatgcctcgtggatagtgccactacacataccatccttcgaaacaggcagctattcctatggatggcgcctactcgatcttctgtgactacgatggctggaccatctcaattgattcatggtcgaggaccagctcaatttatgttgcctaatggcactactttgaatgtcaccgaagctctttatgctcctagggcaggaagaaccctactgagcttcaaagatataagagccaatggttttcatgtggaaacacattgtgagaatggacaagagttcctttgcatcacctctaatgactacggacataaacgagtcttagagaaacttatgtgtcgctctagtgggttgtatgcaaccactattcgagtcattgaatccaaccatgtcatgagagatgatttatgggattccgacacatataggctttggcacgaccgtttgggacacccaggtcgtgacatgatgatccgtatattaaagacttcacacggacatccctttttcagaacgaaaagaagtaaaactcggtttttggacaccgaaggagcccctgcgcctcatggcgccgttcacccccaaatccggccatccttggccggcgccgccttccccctgcggcctcagggtggcattgacgccaccaaggctcttttgtctccaacttttacttctaaagtcacttgtgacttcatggctcaaccaaaat
Above is a genomic segment from Rosa chinensis cultivar Old Blush chromosome 3, RchiOBHm-V2, whole genome shotgun sequence containing:
- the LOC112194329 gene encoding receptor-like protein 6, with amino-acid sequence MKSSYGTNGYVVGLDLSSEFVSCRIDNSSSLFQLQHLESLNLANNVFNGSQIPSAIGELTNLRYLNLAHGFYSGQIPIEISRLARLVSLDLSRNSYDGVSLKLENPNLSMLIQNLTELTELYLDSVEISGQGSDWCEAISSSLPNLRVLSLSFCGLSGPICDSLAKLQSLYEIDLGNNSFYAPVPRSFANFSNLTSLSLFGCNLLGIFPKEVFLIPSLQTIDISSNPELGGSFPEFPKNRTKLSTISLSHCNFTGSLPMSIENLTQLVDLDVSWNRFNSPISPVHWEALVNLRSLDFSNNLLHGSIPSSIVSPPLLVALALSNNHFSGQVPEFFNTSSQLLRNLLLGNNNLEGEIPTSIFNLKGLMYLDLASNNFSGFPFSGPQQPRTLSFLDLSHNSLLFDYNGTSSPFLQIENLLLASNKLVGLPDFLKNQSTLSKLDLSGNQIQGQIPNWIWGLNSLGLLNLSYNSIVNLEPLLPNSTFTLFSLDLNFNKIQGIHSSYAFLQIGRLGLASNKLRTFPDFLRNQSTLNYLDLSNNQIQGQIPNWIWRLNSLQELNLSCNSLETLEAPLPKANSSTVVTSLDLHSNQLQGQIPLFLPFAHFLDYSRNNFSSSLPADIGSFISQTNFLSLSRNNLHGTIPRSICNTTGMVLDLSYNSLSGIIPQCLTQLPLSVLDLRTNNLTGSIPDNFLEHCKLQTLDLSRNNIQGQFPKSLVNCSSLGVLNLRNNQITDTFPCLLMTISTLRVLVLRSNNLYGSLGCPKTNSTWPVLQIIDLAHNHLNGEIPATSFATWRKMKANEDDGNLVFSYTPLYTTETIGMDVYYRDTITTIIKGLQLDLIKILTIFTLIDFSSNNFSGSIPKEIGELKALYALNLSGNAFTGEIPSSFGNMSSIESLDLSQNHLSGQIPPQLSTLTFLSHLNVSYNQLTGRIPTSTQFSTFPNTSFEGNKGLWGPPLTWDTTIVLPPPTFNGSSSNPNSGDEIDWDIISVEIGFTCGFGIAIGSLLFCKRWRNWYYRAMFNILFKTFPQLEHRFGNHRRHAYINQRYWRR